Proteins found in one Desulfovibrio porci genomic segment:
- a CDS encoding tripartite tricarboxylate transporter TctB family protein: MKSPTDVVSGFILLGLCAVGAYSVSLLPAAGSTENVGPGGVPRAVLVILAVLSCILIVKGLRQMPDKRYWPEPRVFKKVLCFLGLIYLYLITLTGLGDLFAAMENPPFASGGAFCISTCLFLLIALPLLGRRKPVEVLLVAVLTTAVLLAAFGWFFQIMLP; the protein is encoded by the coding sequence ATGAAAAGTCCAACAGACGTCGTCAGCGGCTTTATTTTGCTCGGGCTGTGCGCCGTGGGCGCTTACAGCGTCAGCCTGCTGCCCGCAGCCGGAAGCACCGAAAACGTGGGGCCCGGCGGCGTGCCCAGAGCGGTTCTCGTCATTCTCGCCGTCCTGAGTTGCATTCTGATCGTCAAGGGTCTGCGCCAGATGCCCGATAAGCGCTATTGGCCGGAACCCCGCGTCTTCAAAAAAGTTCTTTGCTTCCTCGGCCTGATCTATCTTTATCTGATCACTCTGACCGGTCTCGGCGACCTTTTCGCCGCCATGGAAAACCCGCCCTTCGCTTCGGGCGGAGCCTTCTGCATCAGCACTTGTCTCTTTCTTCTGATTGCCCTGCCCCTGCTCGGCAGGCGCAAGCCCGTGGAGGTCCTGCTGGTGGCTGTGTTGACCACGGCCGTCCTGCTCGCGGCCTTTGGCTGGTTTTTCCAGATCATGCTGCCCTGA
- a CDS encoding tripartite tricarboxylate transporter permease produces the protein MLANIFDGIMSALSMSALLANLMGVALGIVFGALPGLTAAMGVALLIPLTFGMAPVDAFSALLGMYCGAIYGGCITAILVGTPGTVSAAATMLEGPALTARGESRRALDMATVASFIGGIFSALVLVSVAPLLARAAMSFSAPEYFAVAVFGLTIVASLSSGHLVKGLIAACLGLFLATIGLDPVTGDMRNTFDIPDLFNGLSLVPVLVGLFAMSQVLVTVEDVIRGVSLKEGKISRLGLSLKDLTGNIVNFLRSSAIGTAIGIIPATGVSAATFFAYSEAKRHSKTPEMYGKGCLEGIAATESSNNAVCGGALIPLLTLGVPGDIITAIMLGALMIQGLTPGPLLFVEHPVTVYGIFAAFIIANVMMLVCGLIAVRGANKITSIPGGVLMPIVVTLCVVGGYAVNNSTFDLLVVAIFGTVGYLMIKCDFPLPPLLLAMILEPIAESNFRRALSISQNDYAIFYTSPVACIILGISLFVLIKSVWDDLRAARKNPSKS, from the coding sequence ATGCTTGCGAATATCTTTGACGGTATCATGAGCGCCCTCAGTATGAGCGCGCTGCTGGCCAACCTCATGGGCGTGGCCCTGGGAATCGTCTTTGGCGCGCTGCCAGGACTGACGGCGGCCATGGGCGTGGCCCTGCTCATTCCCCTGACCTTCGGCATGGCCCCGGTGGACGCCTTTTCCGCCCTGCTGGGCATGTACTGCGGCGCCATTTACGGCGGCTGCATCACGGCCATTCTGGTGGGCACGCCGGGCACGGTCTCGGCTGCGGCCACCATGTTGGAAGGCCCGGCCCTCACGGCGCGCGGCGAGTCCCGCCGAGCCCTGGACATGGCCACCGTGGCCTCCTTCATCGGCGGCATTTTCAGCGCGCTTGTCCTGGTTTCCGTGGCGCCGCTGCTGGCCCGCGCGGCCATGTCCTTCAGCGCGCCGGAATATTTCGCGGTGGCCGTCTTCGGCCTGACCATCGTGGCCTCGCTTTCCTCCGGCCATTTGGTCAAAGGCCTGATAGCGGCCTGCCTGGGTCTTTTCCTGGCCACCATCGGACTGGACCCGGTCACCGGCGACATGCGCAACACCTTCGACATCCCCGACCTTTTCAACGGTCTGTCCCTGGTGCCTGTGCTGGTAGGCCTGTTCGCCATGTCACAGGTGCTGGTGACCGTGGAGGACGTGATCCGGGGCGTGTCGCTCAAGGAGGGCAAGATTTCCCGACTCGGCCTCTCATTAAAAGACCTCACCGGCAACATCGTGAATTTCCTGCGCTCCTCGGCCATCGGCACGGCCATCGGGATCATCCCGGCCACGGGCGTGAGCGCGGCCACCTTTTTCGCCTACTCCGAAGCCAAACGCCACTCCAAGACGCCGGAAATGTACGGCAAGGGCTGCCTGGAGGGCATTGCCGCCACGGAATCCTCCAATAACGCGGTCTGCGGCGGCGCGCTGATCCCCCTGCTGACGCTGGGCGTGCCCGGCGACATCATCACCGCCATCATGCTGGGTGCGCTGATGATCCAGGGGCTGACCCCCGGCCCGTTGCTCTTTGTGGAACATCCGGTCACAGTCTACGGCATTTTCGCGGCCTTCATCATCGCCAATGTGATGATGCTGGTCTGCGGGCTGATCGCCGTGCGCGGGGCCAACAAGATCACCTCCATCCCCGGCGGCGTGCTCATGCCCATTGTAGTCACGCTCTGCGTGGTGGGCGGCTACGCGGTGAACAATTCCACCTTCGATCTGCTGGTAGTGGCCATATTCGGCACCGTGGGCTATCTGATGATCAAGTGCGACTTTCCCCTGCCGCCGCTGCTGCTGGCCATGATTCTGGAACCCATCGCCGAATCCAACTTCCGGCGCGCCCTGAGCATCTCCCAGAACGACTATGCCATTTTCTACACCAGCCCCGTGGCCTGCATCATCCTGGGAATCAGCCTCTTTGTGCTGATCAAGTCCGTTTGGGACGACCTTCGCGCTGCCCGGAAGAACCCGAGCAAATCCTGA
- a CDS encoding M20 family metallopeptidase has product MELAQWKEKLDVWFNDKEPEMFSLLERIVNMDSFSHDGGDVNKLGETLTAWMAEAGFRTARLPKQPSPPDERWMDGLGNTFCARSHAEEAGPGVAFIGHMDTVFPAGTAAARPFRLDRAADRATGPGVLDMKGGLVINMFVARALKELDLMPVPMTLTFSPDEELGSPSTTPLLGRVLNGAHAVLCTEPGYPGGGVSVERKGSGHLFLEIRGKAAHAGRNYEDGASAILELAHKILAFNEHLDLASGTTVNTGLISGGISANSVAPNAQARIHCTFKTVEAGRRLVEEIRADVAKTFIPGTSSHVSGGLRLYPLTFTPKVQALWELARQAGEALGRPVECIRSKGAAESGYCASILNLPTLCSLGPEGTGLHSDAEYITPSTLLPRAKLVALTALQAAHAFDASPEVQL; this is encoded by the coding sequence ATGGAACTCGCGCAATGGAAAGAAAAGCTGGATGTCTGGTTCAATGACAAGGAACCGGAAATGTTTTCCCTTCTGGAACGCATCGTGAATATGGATTCTTTTTCCCACGACGGCGGCGACGTGAACAAACTGGGCGAAACGCTCACCGCCTGGATGGCTGAAGCGGGCTTCCGGACGGCCAGACTGCCCAAACAGCCCTCGCCGCCGGACGAACGCTGGATGGACGGTCTGGGCAATACCTTCTGCGCGCGCAGCCATGCCGAGGAGGCCGGACCGGGCGTAGCCTTCATCGGGCACATGGACACGGTCTTTCCGGCGGGCACGGCGGCGGCCCGCCCCTTCCGCCTGGACCGCGCCGCCGACAGAGCCACCGGCCCCGGCGTTCTGGACATGAAGGGCGGCCTGGTGATCAACATGTTCGTCGCCAGGGCGCTGAAAGAACTGGATCTGATGCCCGTGCCCATGACCTTGACCTTCTCGCCCGACGAAGAGCTCGGTTCGCCTTCCACCACGCCCTTGCTGGGCCGGGTTCTCAATGGCGCGCACGCGGTGCTCTGCACGGAACCGGGCTATCCCGGCGGCGGCGTTTCCGTGGAACGCAAAGGCTCCGGCCACCTTTTCCTGGAAATCCGGGGCAAGGCCGCTCACGCCGGACGCAATTATGAAGACGGGGCATCGGCCATCCTTGAGTTGGCCCACAAGATTCTGGCCTTTAACGAGCATCTGGATCTGGCCAGCGGCACTACGGTCAACACCGGCCTGATCAGCGGCGGCATCTCGGCCAATTCCGTGGCCCCCAACGCGCAGGCGCGCATCCACTGCACCTTCAAGACGGTGGAGGCGGGGCGCAGGCTGGTGGAAGAGATCCGGGCCGATGTGGCGAAAACCTTTATACCCGGCACCAGTTCCCACGTCAGCGGCGGCCTGCGTCTGTATCCGCTGACGTTCACGCCCAAGGTCCAGGCTTTGTGGGAACTGGCCCGGCAGGCCGGTGAGGCTCTGGGCCGCCCGGTGGAATGCATCCGCTCCAAGGGTGCGGCGGAATCCGGCTACTGTGCAAGCATTCTGAACCTGCCGACCCTCTGCAGTCTGGGACCGGAGGGAACGGGCCTGCACTCCGACGCCGAATACATCACGCCCTCAACCCTCTTGCCGCGCGCGAAACTGGTGGCCCTGACCGCCCTGCAAGCTGCTCACGCTTTCGACGCATCCCCTGAAGTGCAACTTTAA